One window from the genome of Leptospira wolffii serovar Khorat str. Khorat-H2 encodes:
- a CDS encoding ATP-binding cassette domain-containing protein, which yields MIRAEIRKSFSGPNFEKLDLDFQLQIEKGDFVALYGVSGAGKTSLIKMIAGLLKPDRGIIEVDGRIWFDSESKIDLPIRKRNLGFAFQENSLYPNLNVRENLEFALPSKNSDRTLLEELVSIMNIESLMERRIEGLSGGQKQRICLTRAVLRKPEYLFLDEPFSSLDRGMRFQLQASIRKLHKELQTTTILVSHEIPEIFKLSNKVFLIDSGKILRSGTPMEIFHNKGSDHRIVNTGEIVDIDAGGTLTVWAMNTLIRVESNESFSILRPGDKVEIEFDYREIRIVKTE from the coding sequence ATGATCCGAGCGGAGATTCGAAAATCGTTCTCAGGTCCGAACTTCGAAAAACTGGACCTGGATTTCCAACTTCAAATCGAGAAAGGGGATTTCGTAGCCTTATACGGAGTATCCGGAGCCGGGAAGACGAGCCTGATCAAGATGATCGCGGGATTATTAAAACCGGACCGAGGAATAATAGAAGTCGACGGACGGATATGGTTCGATTCCGAATCCAAAATCGATCTTCCGATCCGAAAGAGAAATCTAGGCTTCGCATTCCAAGAGAACTCTCTCTATCCGAATCTGAACGTGCGTGAAAATCTGGAATTCGCCCTTCCTTCCAAGAATTCAGATCGAACCCTACTCGAAGAGCTAGTCTCCATTATGAATATCGAAAGTTTAATGGAGCGAAGAATAGAAGGTCTATCCGGCGGACAAAAACAAAGAATCTGTCTGACCCGGGCCGTGCTGCGAAAACCCGAATATTTATTTTTAGACGAGCCATTCTCCTCCTTGGATCGAGGTATGAGATTCCAACTACAAGCCTCGATCCGGAAATTACATAAAGAGCTACAAACGACCACGATCCTCGTCAGCCACGAGATTCCGGAAATATTCAAATTATCGAATAAAGTTTTCTTAATCGACTCGGGAAAAATTCTTCGATCGGGAACACCTATGGAGATTTTCCATAATAAAGGGAGCGATCATAGAATCGTAAACACTGGCGAGATCGTGGATATAGACGCCGGAGGAACGCTGACAGTATGGGCCATGAACACTCTGATCAGAGTGGAATCGAATGAATCCTTTTCTATCCTTAGGCCCGGAGACAAGGTGGAAATCGAATTCGATTACAGGGAAATCAGAATCGTAAAGACGGAATAG